A stretch of Rhodothermales bacterium DNA encodes these proteins:
- a CDS encoding Gfo/Idh/MocA family oxidoreductase encodes MQKSMPPDTLNRRDFVKTTAVAGTGLLLGGGPLSPGLVGLKNKVRYANVGTGSRSQMYQRAIFQTYAEHAEMVGLADVNEGRLRLTQAAGKAATGKDIPGFDARDFDRMIEQTQPDVVIVTSVDGTHHQYVVRAMELGCDVITEKPMTIDAEKCQQIIDARHRTGKKCTVTFNYRYSPPRTQVKDLLMSGAIGDLLSVDFHWLLNTHHGADYFRRWHANKRHSGGLMVHKSTHHFDLVNWWLSAIPVSVMATGKRDFYTPAMAQRLGLQSHHERCLTCPEKAACGFHMDLAANRGLKALYLDNEQYDGYFRDRCVFRPDIDIEDTMSLAVAYDNGVHMSYSLNAFNAWEGYAINFNGTKGRLEHRVVEAIYVNGTDTVQGGIEEGGVTTRVIPLRGAPIEHEPWTGEGGHGGGDDVMLDDIFLPEKKVDKYKRAADHRAGAYSILTGIAANTSFDTRAEVRVADLVRDIGYPDYAAMPSHVQPVPMP; translated from the coding sequence ATGCAGAAATCGATGCCCCCAGACACGCTGAACCGCCGCGACTTTGTCAAGACAACAGCGGTGGCAGGGACGGGCCTGCTACTCGGCGGCGGGCCGCTGTCTCCTGGCCTGGTCGGGCTCAAAAATAAGGTGCGGTACGCCAATGTGGGCACGGGCTCGCGTTCGCAGATGTACCAGCGCGCCATCTTCCAAACGTATGCCGAACATGCCGAGATGGTGGGGCTGGCGGATGTGAACGAGGGCCGGCTGCGGCTGACGCAGGCGGCCGGCAAGGCCGCCACGGGGAAGGACATCCCCGGTTTCGACGCACGCGATTTCGATCGGATGATCGAACAGACGCAGCCCGATGTCGTGATCGTGACGTCGGTCGATGGCACGCACCACCAGTATGTCGTCCGCGCGATGGAGTTGGGGTGCGACGTGATCACGGAGAAGCCGATGACGATCGACGCTGAAAAGTGCCAGCAGATCATCGACGCCCGGCACCGGACAGGGAAAAAGTGCACGGTGACGTTTAACTACCGCTACTCGCCGCCGCGCACGCAAGTCAAGGACCTCCTCATGAGCGGCGCCATCGGAGACCTGTTGTCGGTTGATTTCCACTGGCTGCTCAACACGCACCACGGGGCCGACTACTTCCGGCGCTGGCACGCCAACAAGCGGCACTCGGGCGGCCTGATGGTGCACAAGTCGACCCATCACTTCGACCTCGTCAACTGGTGGCTCTCCGCGATCCCGGTGTCGGTGATGGCCACGGGTAAGCGGGACTTCTACACGCCGGCCATGGCCCAGCGCCTCGGCCTCCAGAGCCACCACGAACGCTGCCTCACCTGCCCCGAAAAAGCCGCCTGCGGGTTTCACATGGACCTCGCGGCCAATCGGGGACTCAAAGCGCTTTACCTGGACAACGAGCAGTACGATGGGTACTTCCGCGACCGCTGTGTCTTCCGGCCGGATATCGACATCGAGGACACGATGTCGCTCGCCGTGGCCTACGACAACGGCGTCCACATGTCGTACTCTCTCAACGCGTTTAATGCCTGGGAAGGGTACGCAATCAACTTCAACGGGACGAAGGGCCGGCTTGAGCACCGCGTCGTCGAGGCCATCTATGTCAACGGGACCGACACCGTCCAGGGCGGCATCGAGGAGGGTGGCGTGACCACCCGGGTGATCCCGTTGCGCGGCGCGCCGATCGAACATGAACCCTGGACGGGCGAAGGTGGCCACGGCGGCGGGGACGACGTCATGCTGGACGACATCTTCCTCCCGGAGAAAAAAGTGGATAAATACAAACGCGCGGCAGATCACCGCGCCGGCGCCTACTCGATCCTCACCGGCATCGCCGCCAACACGAGCTTCGACACCCGGGCCGAGGTGCGCGTGGCGGACCTCGTGCGCGACATCGGGTATCCGGACTACGCCGCCATGCCGTCGCACGTGCAGCCCGTGCCAATGCCGTAA
- a CDS encoding NmrA/HSCARG family protein produces the protein MPSSSHVLVTGVTGQQGGSVANALLARGHRVRGLTRNTGAPTAAHFAARGAELMAGDFTDSGSLDRAMAGIDAIYAMTTPFEAGEDAETAQGIALIEAAKRAGVKHFVYSSVASADLKTGIPHFDSKFRVEEVLAASGVPYTISAPVFFMENLLAPWLLPGIMGGTLAMAMPGDRPLQQIAVADIGAFAAVLIERGERVFGKRFNIAGDELTNSDVAAILSRKLGRPIVYQGFPPDALRAQSEDMAIMFEWFATTGYSADLNALRREFGDVSWQDFKTWASHLDLDQTA, from the coding sequence ATGCCCTCATCCTCCCATGTACTCGTAACAGGCGTTACCGGCCAGCAGGGTGGCTCTGTCGCCAACGCCCTTCTTGCAAGAGGCCATCGTGTCCGGGGCCTCACCCGAAATACCGGCGCCCCGACCGCCGCGCACTTCGCCGCCAGGGGTGCCGAACTGATGGCCGGGGATTTCACGGATAGTGGCTCACTCGACCGCGCCATGGCGGGCATCGATGCCATCTACGCCATGACGACGCCTTTCGAAGCCGGCGAAGACGCCGAGACGGCACAGGGCATCGCGTTGATCGAGGCGGCGAAACGAGCCGGCGTCAAGCACTTTGTATACAGTTCGGTGGCAAGCGCCGATCTGAAAACCGGCATTCCCCACTTCGATAGTAAGTTTCGTGTGGAGGAAGTCCTGGCCGCATCCGGTGTTCCGTACACAATCAGCGCACCGGTTTTCTTTATGGAGAACCTCCTCGCGCCCTGGCTACTACCCGGGATCATGGGCGGAACACTTGCCATGGCCATGCCCGGGGATCGTCCTCTTCAGCAAATCGCCGTCGCCGACATCGGCGCGTTCGCGGCCGTTCTGATCGAGCGCGGCGAGCGCGTTTTCGGGAAACGGTTCAACATTGCCGGCGACGAACTGACCAACAGCGACGTGGCCGCGATCCTGTCCCGGAAGCTGGGACGCCCTATCGTGTACCAGGGCTTTCCTCCTGATGCGCTACGGGCCCAGAGCGAGGATATGGCCATCATGTTCGAATGGTTCGCGACAACGGGGTATTCGGCCGATCTCAACGCGTTGCGGCGGGAGTTCGGTGACGTGTCCTGGCAGGACTTCAAGACCTGGGCGAGCCATCTTGATCTCGACCAAACCGCCTAG
- a CDS encoding NAD-dependent protein deacetylase, whose translation MLIHRNDTAVDDLIGLMRGRRTLVLTGAGCSTESGIPDYRGPQTRLKARNPIQYRAFISDPLARARYWARSLAGWPTIALARPHDGHYALARLEAAGVVSGVITQNVDRLHQAGGNRTVVELHGALEEVLCLGCGGLTRRDAMQQRLLALNPGWDTKSVDAAPDGDAEIDYRPYTHFHVPACSSCGGTLKPNVIFFGENVPGDRVAEAWRLYDQAEALLVIGSSLAVYSGYRFVLRASKDQRPIGILNLGDSRGDTLTGCLVREAFGRAMPRVAESLLIA comes from the coding sequence ATGCTTATTCATAGAAACGATACCGCCGTCGATGACCTGATCGGGTTGATGCGCGGCCGGCGAACGCTCGTTCTGACGGGCGCCGGTTGCAGCACCGAATCGGGCATTCCGGATTACAGGGGCCCCCAGACCCGGCTCAAGGCGCGTAATCCGATTCAGTATCGCGCGTTTATCTCGGATCCGCTGGCCCGCGCCCGGTACTGGGCGCGAAGCCTCGCCGGCTGGCCGACCATCGCCTTGGCGCGGCCACACGACGGGCATTATGCCCTGGCGCGGCTGGAGGCGGCGGGCGTCGTCTCCGGCGTCATCACCCAGAACGTGGATCGACTCCACCAGGCTGGCGGCAACCGGACCGTCGTCGAGCTTCACGGTGCGTTGGAAGAAGTGCTTTGCCTCGGCTGCGGCGGCCTCACGCGGCGCGATGCCATGCAGCAGCGGCTGCTCGCCCTGAACCCGGGTTGGGATACGAAATCGGTGGACGCGGCGCCGGACGGCGACGCCGAGATCGACTACCGGCCGTACACCCACTTCCATGTACCGGCGTGTAGCAGCTGCGGCGGAACGCTCAAGCCGAATGTCATCTTCTTTGGCGAAAACGTACCCGGCGATCGGGTCGCGGAGGCCTGGCGGCTTTATGACCAGGCGGAGGCGCTGCTCGTCATCGGCTCGTCGCTCGCCGTCTACTCGGGGTACCGATTCGTGCTACGGGCCTCGAAGGACCAGCGGCCGATCGGTATCCTCAACCTCGGCGATTCGCGTGGAGATACGCTCACCGGATGCCTGGTACGCGAAGCCTTTGGCCGGGCGATGCCACGAGTCGCGGAATCGCTACTCATCGCGTAG
- a CDS encoding BCAM0308 family protein, with protein sequence MERAKNDSRKKGTMGQRERFKDNRHDTYLERKKWLEPTACRTCGAVYTAGRWTWNPAPMSVHEVTCPACQRIADGYPAGMIALRGSFLPLHRDEVLGLIRNTEAAEKGEHPLERLMGVSEKGDQTDITTTGIHLARRIGSALASAYGGELKIEFGEGSNTIRVVWER encoded by the coding sequence ATGGAAAGAGCGAAGAACGATAGCCGCAAAAAAGGGACGATGGGGCAGCGCGAGCGGTTCAAAGACAATCGTCACGATACCTACCTCGAACGCAAGAAATGGCTGGAGCCGACCGCTTGCCGCACGTGCGGCGCCGTGTACACAGCAGGGCGGTGGACGTGGAACCCGGCGCCGATGAGCGTCCACGAGGTCACGTGTCCCGCCTGCCAGCGGATCGCCGATGGTTACCCGGCCGGGATGATCGCTCTGCGCGGGTCGTTTCTACCGCTGCACCGCGACGAGGTGCTCGGCCTGATTCGGAATACTGAAGCGGCCGAAAAAGGCGAACATCCGCTTGAACGACTCATGGGCGTTTCTGAAAAGGGAGATCAGACTGACATTACGACGACCGGCATTCATCTCGCCCGCCGCATCGGCTCGGCGCTCGCAAGCGCGTACGGCGGCGAACTGAAGATCGAATTCGGGGAAGGGTCGAACACCATCCGCGTGGTCTGGGAGCGTTGA
- a CDS encoding HigA family addiction module antitoxin, with protein sequence MDAERISVEHPGIILKEEFLDPLGLTQHKLAEASGIPKGRISEIIHGKRAITAETGIRLSRALGLSDGYFYGLQTDYDVRLAQRAFAELGVDIVSVVT encoded by the coding sequence ATGGACGCTGAACGTATTTCAGTCGAACACCCGGGAATTATCCTCAAAGAAGAGTTCCTGGATCCGCTCGGCCTCACCCAGCACAAACTGGCCGAGGCATCCGGCATCCCCAAAGGGCGTATCTCCGAGATCATCCACGGAAAGCGCGCCATTACGGCCGAAACCGGTATCCGCCTGTCACGCGCTTTGGGGCTTTCGGATGGGTATTTTTATGGTTTACAGACCGACTACGATGTCCGGCTCGCCCAGCGTGCTTTCGCCGAACTCGGCGTAGACATTGTCTCGGTGGTTACATAA
- a CDS encoding AAA family ATPase, whose amino-acid sequence MPSDRERSEPPELIRFLGDPASYPHRPATVRIIQTHISIVAIASPFVYKVKKAVDFGFLDFSTLEKRRHFCEEEVRLNRRLCARIYDGVVPIRQVEGRLAFGGEGEIVDYAVRMHELDERYFLHHLLAAGALRARHIDRVVGALSVFYHRLSSIPDQSAWGRVEALRISTDENFAQTARFAGNLISQPAYETIRAYVDQFYVSRAGLLEQRRREGRIVDAHGDLRLEHIHADRDGLCIYDCIEFSERLRTIDTASDIAFLAMDLDYAGCHDLARYFVTEMARALDDSTLDGVIDFYACYRAYVRAKVESLRSEDREILEKECTKSRDRAKRYYQLALRYALFGAGPAVVVVMGRIGVGKSTLAGALGEALGWEVVSSDRLRKEQAGLPLFERASSETRSWLYTPHRTEAVYAALRERAVERVRLGAGIVLDATFGRRAEREALRRTLPARAPVYFLEAVASDDIIRHRLEARSADAGVISDARLEDMAALSARYEATEADEAPSVIRIATDEPPEKVVEHALRKLLRPYK is encoded by the coding sequence ATGCCCTCAGACCGCGAGCGCAGCGAGCCTCCCGAACTCATCCGTTTCCTTGGCGACCCCGCCTCCTACCCGCATCGGCCGGCGACCGTGCGTATCATCCAGACGCACATCTCGATCGTCGCCATTGCATCGCCGTTTGTCTACAAAGTCAAAAAAGCCGTCGATTTCGGGTTTCTGGATTTTTCCACGCTGGAGAAACGCCGGCATTTCTGCGAGGAAGAGGTGCGTTTAAACCGCCGGCTCTGCGCCCGGATCTACGACGGGGTCGTTCCGATCCGTCAGGTCGAGGGCCGCCTGGCCTTTGGCGGCGAGGGCGAGATCGTCGACTACGCCGTCCGCATGCATGAACTTGACGAGCGTTATTTCCTCCATCACCTTCTCGCCGCCGGCGCCCTGAGGGCGCGGCATATCGACCGCGTGGTCGGGGCCCTTTCGGTCTTCTATCACCGGCTATCCTCGATCCCTGATCAATCGGCCTGGGGGCGTGTCGAGGCGCTTCGGATCAGCACCGACGAGAATTTCGCACAGACGGCCCGTTTTGCCGGCAACCTCATCAGCCAGCCGGCCTACGAGACGATTCGGGCATACGTCGATCAGTTTTACGTCTCCCGAGCCGGGTTGCTCGAGCAGCGCCGGCGGGAAGGGCGGATCGTCGATGCCCACGGCGACCTTCGGCTCGAGCATATCCACGCCGATCGCGATGGGCTGTGCATCTACGATTGTATCGAGTTCAGCGAGCGCCTTCGCACCATCGATACCGCCAGCGATATCGCCTTTCTGGCGATGGACCTGGATTATGCCGGCTGCCACGACCTCGCCCGGTACTTCGTGACCGAGATGGCCCGAGCACTCGACGACTCGACGCTCGACGGAGTGATTGATTTCTACGCCTGCTACCGGGCATACGTACGCGCCAAGGTCGAAAGCCTGCGCAGCGAAGACAGGGAGATACTCGAAAAAGAGTGCACTAAAAGTCGCGACCGGGCGAAGCGGTATTATCAGCTGGCGCTGAGGTATGCCCTCTTCGGCGCCGGGCCGGCGGTTGTGGTGGTCATGGGGCGGATCGGGGTCGGTAAAAGTACACTGGCCGGCGCGCTGGGTGAAGCGCTGGGGTGGGAGGTTGTTTCATCGGACCGGCTCCGTAAGGAGCAGGCCGGGCTGCCACTCTTCGAACGCGCATCATCCGAGACACGATCCTGGCTGTACACCCCGCACCGGACCGAGGCCGTGTATGCCGCGCTGCGCGAGCGGGCGGTGGAACGGGTCCGCCTGGGTGCCGGGATCGTGCTGGACGCCACCTTTGGCCGACGCGCCGAGCGCGAGGCACTACGACGCACCCTGCCGGCCCGGGCGCCGGTCTATTTCCTCGAGGCCGTCGCCAGCGACGACATCATTCGCCACCGGCTGGAGGCCCGGTCCGCGGATGCTGGTGTGATTTCCGACGCCCGTCTGGAGGACATGGCCGCACTCAGCGCACGGTACGAAGCGACGGAGGCCGACGAGGCGCCGTCCGTGATACGGATTGCAACGGACGAGCCTCCCGAGAAAGTGGTTGAGCACGCACTTCGTAAACTATTGCGACCCTATAAATAA
- a CDS encoding hotdog fold domain-containing protein, translating into MLNQRHFERLSRLHRTAPSSFYADDEVNVGAGRAQATHPVVERDLDASGRVDPTVYHKLLSDAAMLAAGSLVEGQFVTISSFNYYVTQMVGAGELQAAAQVVHARPQLFTVNAVLTDGNGRVLAVGYGTYSPGPVAMAEEEVGTPGESQPAAPEETPPAFDAFATFLDTPFGQVGLN; encoded by the coding sequence ATGCTCAATCAGCGCCATTTTGAACGACTCAGCCGGCTCCACCGCACCGCACCATCCAGCTTTTATGCGGATGATGAAGTGAATGTCGGCGCCGGCCGGGCTCAGGCTACCCACCCGGTTGTGGAACGCGACCTCGACGCCAGCGGCCGCGTGGACCCGACGGTGTACCATAAACTGCTTTCCGATGCCGCCATGCTGGCGGCCGGTTCGCTCGTCGAAGGACAATTCGTCACCATCTCCTCGTTTAACTACTATGTGACGCAGATGGTAGGGGCGGGTGAGCTTCAGGCGGCCGCACAAGTCGTACACGCACGGCCTCAGTTGTTCACCGTCAACGCCGTGCTCACCGATGGCAATGGCCGCGTGCTGGCCGTCGGCTACGGCACCTACAGCCCGGGCCCGGTCGCCATGGCCGAGGAAGAGGTGGGCACGCCCGGCGAGAGCCAGCCGGCTGCGCCGGAAGAAACGCCGCCGGCGTTTGACGCGTTCGCGACTTTTCTCGACACCCCGTTTGGGCAGGTGGGGCTAAACTGA
- a CDS encoding L,D-transpeptidase family protein: protein MRTTSRNARGTARWSATLVLAAACVLAPAAVGQSLNDLLAIGREAFEDSTLSSFYERRGYAPAWIAAGRPTAAADSAIAVMGAAVEHGLDPAAFGYSPLADRLAAVDALAPADAARFEVALTEAMLRYARALLRGKVDPRMIHPGWRALPRSRDLAAELALAVEQRSIRSLVPRIAPRTPGYLRLQEALVRLRRLNDRGPWPVLPATVAFEFGAMDPSVAVLRDQLTAFGDLPEATLARGPEALFDSTLRHAVIQFQRRHGLVPDGVVGRATRAALNVPPTARMHQVELNLERLRWMPALWTGRFVVVNIAGCRLAVVEDGQVVLEMQAIVGATDTRTPVFNATITGLVLAPTWYVPASIAENEILPATRADSTYLDRHQMSVLPSGVIRQEPGPSNPLGRIKFSVANPYDIGLHDTPDRRRFASVSCTFSHGCVRLGDPLALAEYVLGDENLWSRERIETTIARWIETPVTIVDPIPIFVIYLTAWVDDAGLLHLREDRYGHDATLGRLLDRL, encoded by the coding sequence ATGCGGACGACGAGCCGAAACGCACGCGGAACAGCACGATGGTCAGCGACACTTGTTCTCGCTGCCGCGTGTGTCCTGGCGCCGGCTGCAGTCGGCCAGTCGCTTAACGACCTGTTGGCGATCGGGCGGGAGGCGTTTGAGGACTCGACGCTCAGTTCATTTTACGAACGGCGCGGATATGCGCCTGCGTGGATCGCCGCCGGCCGGCCAACAGCCGCGGCCGACTCGGCGATTGCGGTGATGGGAGCGGCGGTGGAGCACGGTCTCGACCCCGCGGCGTTCGGATACAGTCCTCTGGCCGATAGGTTGGCAGCAGTCGATGCTCTGGCGCCGGCAGACGCCGCGCGCTTCGAAGTCGCGCTCACAGAGGCGATGCTGCGCTATGCCCGTGCACTGCTGCGCGGCAAGGTCGATCCGCGTATGATCCATCCAGGTTGGCGGGCCTTGCCGCGGAGCCGCGATCTGGCGGCGGAACTCGCGTTGGCTGTCGAGCAGCGCTCGATCCGATCCCTCGTGCCCCGCATCGCGCCGCGGACGCCGGGCTATCTGCGGTTGCAGGAAGCGCTGGTCCGCCTCCGCCGGCTCAACGACCGGGGCCCATGGCCCGTGTTACCGGCTACGGTCGCCTTTGAGTTCGGCGCGATGGACCCCTCAGTAGCTGTGTTGCGTGACCAACTTACAGCCTTCGGCGATCTACCTGAAGCGACGCTCGCACGAGGACCGGAGGCCCTGTTCGACTCGACGCTGCGGCATGCCGTGATCCAATTCCAGCGCCGGCACGGCCTCGTGCCGGACGGCGTGGTCGGCCGCGCCACTCGGGCGGCCCTGAATGTCCCGCCGACGGCGCGAATGCATCAGGTGGAACTGAATCTGGAACGTCTGCGGTGGATGCCTGCATTGTGGACCGGCCGATTCGTGGTCGTCAACATCGCCGGCTGCCGGCTCGCCGTGGTAGAGGATGGACAGGTCGTGCTGGAAATGCAGGCCATTGTCGGCGCGACGGACACGCGCACGCCGGTTTTTAACGCCACCATCACAGGACTTGTCCTTGCGCCCACCTGGTATGTGCCGGCCAGCATCGCGGAAAATGAGATTTTGCCCGCCACAAGGGCGGATTCGACGTATCTCGACCGCCATCAGATGTCTGTGTTGCCGTCAGGCGTCATCCGCCAGGAGCCCGGCCCTTCGAATCCGCTCGGACGCATCAAGTTCAGCGTCGCCAACCCGTACGATATCGGCCTCCACGATACCCCGGATCGCCGGCGCTTCGCGTCGGTCAGCTGTACCTTCAGCCACGGATGTGTGCGGCTCGGCGACCCTCTGGCCCTCGCCGAGTACGTGCTGGGAGATGAAAACCTGTGGTCGCGTGAGCGGATCGAGACGACCATCGCACGGTGGATCGAAACCCCGGTGACGATCGTCGATCCGATTCCCATCTTTGTGATCTACCTCACCGCCTGGGTGGACGATGCCGGCCTCCTCCACCTGCGCGAGGATCGGTACGGTCACGACGCCACGCTCGGACGCCTGCTGGACCGACTGTGA